In one Patescibacteria group bacterium genomic region, the following are encoded:
- the rfbD gene encoding dTDP-4-dehydrorhamnose reductase encodes MEILILGAKGNLGGQLVKIFKADEKYEVVAWDREEIDITDKELVFKKIKELKPDIIINAAAYNAVDRCEEEEEFALAKKINAEAVGYLAEVCLETGAVLVHYSSDYVFAGDKKEGYREDDEPNPINRYGETKLGGEEEIISKSGKGLKYYLIRTSKLFGPKAQSEGVKPSFFDLMLDLAKKKKELDVVDEEVSCFTYTPDLARATKKLAESEKGYGVYHLTNIGRATWYEAAVELFKILGKEIKLNPVRGDKFPRAAKRPACSALINTKFDMQRTWEEALREYLKKSP; translated from the coding sequence ATGGAAATATTAATTTTGGGAGCCAAAGGCAATCTGGGCGGGCAATTGGTAAAAATTTTTAAAGCTGACGAAAAATACGAGGTTGTGGCTTGGGATAGGGAAGAAATAGACATAACGGATAAGGAGTTGGTTTTTAAAAAAATAAAAGAACTGAAGCCGGATATTATTATTAATGCGGCGGCTTATAACGCGGTTGATAGATGCGAAGAGGAAGAAGAATTTGCCCTGGCAAAAAAAATAAACGCCGAAGCCGTCGGTTATTTGGCCGAAGTTTGTTTGGAAACTGGCGCGGTTTTAGTCCATTATTCTTCGGATTATGTTTTTGCCGGTGATAAAAAGGAAGGCTACAGGGAAGACGATGAGCCGAACCCGATAAACAGATACGGCGAGACAAAGCTGGGAGGCGAAGAGGAAATTATAAGCAAAAGCGGGAAAGGGTTGAAATATTATTTAATCAGGACGTCAAAATTATTCGGTCCCAAAGCTCAAAGCGAAGGGGTCAAACCAAGTTTTTTTGACTTAATGCTTGATTTAGCTAAAAAGAAAAAAGAATTAGATGTGGTTGACGAGGAAGTGAGTTGTTTCACTTATACGCCTGATTTAGCCCGGGCCACCAAAAAACTGGCAGAAAGTGAAAAAGGCTATGGAGTTTATCACCTTACCAATATCGGCCGGGCAACTTGGTATGAGGCGGCCGTAGAATTATTTAAAATTTTAGGTAAAGAAATTAAATTGAATCCGGTAAGAGGGGATAAATTTCCGCGAGCGGCTAAGCGTCCAGCCTGTTCCGCTTTAATCAATACCAAGTTTGATATGCAGAGAACCTGGGAAGAGGCCCTGCGGGAGTATTTAAAGAAGAGTCCGTAA
- a CDS encoding four helix bundle protein, which translates to MKIDKFEDIIAWQKAGTLTLNLYDQFRNCRDFSFRDQICRAVISIMNNIAEGFERNTDKELRHFLYIAKGSCAEVRSMLYLAFKLNYITGQEFKSNYTLTVEISKLISGFIKTLDF; encoded by the coding sequence ATGAAAATAGATAAGTTTGAAGATATAATAGCTTGGCAAAAAGCAGGAACATTAACTCTAAATTTATATGACCAATTTAGAAATTGCCGGGACTTTTCTTTCAGGGATCAAATATGTAGGGCCGTTATTTCCATAATGAATAATATTGCTGAAGGATTTGAAAGGAATACCGATAAAGAATTAAGACATTTTTTATATATAGCCAAAGGTTCTTGCGCGGAAGTCCGATCAATGCTTTATTTAGCCTTTAAATTGAATTATATAACTGGTCAAGAGTTTAAAAGTAATTATACTTTAACAGTGGAAATTTCAAAGCTAATTTCCGGTTTTATAAAGACTTTAGACTTTTAG
- a CDS encoding HD domain-containing protein: MGKKEIINKTKKYVRRKLGKEATGHDWWHALRVWKTVKYIAKKEGGDLFTVELAALLHDIADWKFNKGKIDAGARLISGFLGKLEVDKEIIKSVCEITKDISFKGAKVKLKIKTKEGKIVQDADRLDALGAIGIARAFSYGGYAKREIYNPKIKFRLHKSFKQYQQGGKTSINHFFEKLLFLKNLMNTKTGKKLAGERHEFLEKYLKQFFKEWNLK, from the coding sequence ATGGGCAAGAAGGAAATTATAAATAAGACAAAGAAATATGTGCGCCGTAAGTTGGGGAAAGAAGCGACAGGGCACGACTGGTGGCACGCTCTCAGGGTCTGGAAAACTGTTAAATATATTGCTAAAAAAGAAGGCGGGGATTTATTTACCGTAGAATTAGCGGCCCTTCTTCATGATATTGCGGATTGGAAATTTAATAAAGGGAAAATAGACGCGGGCGCAAGGTTAATCAGCGGTTTTCTTGGGAAATTAGAAGTTGACAAGGAAATTATAAAAAGCGTCTGCGAGATTACGAAGGATATATCTTTCAAAGGCGCCAAAGTGAAGTTAAAAATAAAAACCAAAGAGGGAAAAATCGTGCAAGACGCAGATCGGCTTGATGCCTTGGGCGCTATCGGGATTGCCAGAGCGTTTTCTTACGGCGGTTATGCGAAAAGAGAAATATACAATCCGAAAATTAAATTCAGATTGCATAAAAGTTTTAAGCAATATCAGCAGGGCGGGAAGACCTCAATAAATCATTTTTTTGAAAAACTGTTATTTTTGAAAAATTTAATGAATACTAAAACAGGTAAGAAATTGGCGGGTGAGCGTCATGAATTTTTAGAAAAATATTTAAAGCAATTTTTTAAAGAGTGGAATTTGAAATGA
- a CDS encoding MBL fold metallo-hydrolase, giving the protein MKKFKLTIVGSGAMMPTKKRHPSCYLLEIGERKILLDIGHTSLARLVEMGIDLNSIDILFISHFHTDHFADALPLVHALWVDGIRRFGGKYKNLTIIGPKSIKKRWEKLKEVFWVEPEEHYPLKFLEGTRKISIDGIKIELFEVTHVPYYQSIGIKVNFQKKIFVYTGDIGGEHSAKKLKQKARNADLLLIEAGYLNPTPNHFTIDQIAQIVKEAEVKKAIATHLRDAYLPALKEKIKGQQKIILAKDLMKISI; this is encoded by the coding sequence ATGAAAAAATTTAAATTAACAATTGTTGGTTCCGGCGCCATGATGCCGACAAAAAAACGGCATCCATCCTGCTATCTCTTAGAAATTGGGGAGAGAAAAATCCTTTTGGATATCGGGCACACTTCTTTAGCCCGTTTAGTTGAAATGGGTATAGACCTAAACTCAATTGATATTTTATTTATCTCCCATTTCCATACTGACCATTTCGCTGATGCCCTGCCTCTTGTCCATGCCCTTTGGGTTGACGGCATAAGAAGGTTTGGGGGGAAATACAAAAACCTTACCATAATCGGGCCTAAATCCATTAAAAAACGTTGGGAAAAATTAAAGGAGGTTTTTTGGGTGGAGCCAGAAGAGCATTATCCCCTTAAATTTCTTGAAGGGACGCGAAAAATTTCAATTGATGGTATTAAAATAGAACTTTTTGAAGTTACCCACGTTCCTTACTACCAATCAATCGGCATAAAGGTCAATTTTCAGAAAAAAATATTTGTTTACACCGGTGATATTGGCGGCGAACATAGCGCGAAAAAATTGAAGCAAAAAGCGAGAAATGCGGATTTACTTTTAATTGAAGCCGGCTATCTTAATCCCACGCCAAACCATTTTACCATTGACCAGATCGCTCAAATTGTTAAAGAAGCTGAAGTAAAAAAAGCTATTGCCACGCACCTGCGAGACGCTTATCTGCCCGCTTTGAAAGAAAAAATCAAAGGCCAACAGAAAATCATTTTAGCCAAAGATTTAATGAAAATATCAATATAA
- a CDS encoding sugar phosphate nucleotidyltransferase, protein MRGIILSGGSATRLRPCTKVTSKQLLPIYNRPMIYYPLNTLLKAGIKEILIIVAPERAGDYLNLLGSGREFGAKFTYEIQDKPTGLPEAFVIGENFIDQEDVCMILGDNIFEDDLSGEIKGFKGGGKIFAKEVPDPERFGIVEFDKDRKVISIEEKPKNPKSNYCVTGLYIYDKRVVEAAKNLAPSARGETEIVDLHNWYLKKGELEVAVVKGEWIDAGTFDSLLRAQNFAKEKMQGKMII, encoded by the coding sequence ATGCGCGGAATTATTTTATCCGGGGGTTCGGCCACGCGGCTTCGCCCCTGCACCAAAGTCACTTCAAAACAGCTTTTGCCGATTTATAACCGGCCCATGATTTATTATCCCTTGAATACCTTGCTTAAAGCCGGTATTAAGGAAATTTTGATTATTGTGGCGCCGGAGCGGGCCGGGGACTATCTTAATCTCTTGGGGAGCGGCCGGGAATTCGGGGCTAAATTTACTTATGAGATTCAGGATAAGCCGACCGGGTTGCCGGAAGCTTTTGTGATTGGGGAGAATTTTATTGACCAGGAGGATGTTTGCATGATTTTAGGGGATAATATTTTTGAAGATGATTTAAGCGGGGAAATAAAGGGTTTTAAAGGCGGAGGAAAAATTTTTGCTAAAGAAGTTCCGGATCCGGAAAGATTTGGCATTGTGGAATTTGATAAAGATCGGAAAGTGATTTCTATTGAAGAGAAGCCGAAAAACCCGAAAAGCAATTATTGCGTGACCGGACTTTATATTTATGACAAACGGGTAGTGGAAGCGGCGAAAAATTTAGCCCCCAGCGCTCGCGGGGAAACCGAGATTGTGGATTTGCATAATTGGTATTTAAAAAAGGGGGAATTAGAGGTGGCCGTAGTTAAAGGCGAGTGGATTGATGCCGGCACTTTTGACAGCCTGCTTCGCGCCCAGAATTTTGCCAAAGAAAAAATGCAGGGGAAAATGATAATTTAA
- a CDS encoding glycosyltransferase: MKLAIGFITYEERTAKYLPYFLPSLFKALEEIDDYLIFCWDNSEVSEKNVEFIAKTYPAIEIIKSEKNIGFGAAYNKMMSEARKLGAEYFLAINPDTILKQEAIKKLVKAMDEDKDLGSASPKVLKWDFAGSRETNIIDTCGIKMKAGLKFIDLGQGEKDKGQYDNPEILGPSGAAGIYRMSALGKALPLDKGGGGNYQYFDERMFMYKEDCDLAYRLNLAGFKAGLAPEAIIYHDRTVSIAKKEFLAFLRGRGSRKRQEKQWPFLNQHIIFLKYWHFQGFLNKIVIIWRILAMFIFALFFEQYLLGQYGEISRKWKVIKS, from the coding sequence ATGAAATTAGCTATTGGTTTTATAACTTACGAGGAGCGCACGGCAAAGTACTTGCCGTATTTTTTGCCGTCTTTATTCAAGGCCTTGGAAGAAATTGATGATTATTTGATCTTCTGCTGGGATAACAGCGAAGTCAGCGAGAAGAATGTTGAGTTTATAGCCAAGACCTATCCCGCGATTGAAATTATAAAATCTGAAAAAAATATCGGGTTTGGCGCGGCTTACAACAAGATGATGAGTGAAGCCCGGAAGTTGGGCGCCGAATACTTTTTAGCCATCAATCCGGATACAATTTTAAAACAGGAAGCTATAAAAAAACTTGTTAAAGCCATGGACGAAGATAAGGATTTGGGTAGCGCCAGCCCCAAAGTTTTAAAATGGGATTTTGCAGGCAGTAGAGAAACAAATATAATTGACACTTGCGGGATTAAAATGAAAGCAGGTTTAAAGTTTATTGATTTGGGGCAAGGCGAAAAAGATAAGGGCCAATATGATAATCCGGAAATTTTAGGACCATCCGGCGCGGCCGGAATTTACCGGATGAGCGCTTTGGGAAAAGCGCTACCTCTTGATAAAGGGGGCGGGGGGAATTACCAGTATTTTGACGAACGAATGTTTATGTACAAAGAAGACTGCGATTTGGCTTATCGTCTGAATTTAGCCGGTTTTAAGGCCGGATTAGCGCCAGAAGCCATAATCTACCATGATCGGACCGTATCAATCGCTAAAAAGGAATTTTTGGCCTTTTTAAGGGGTAGGGGGAGCAGGAAAAGGCAGGAAAAGCAGTGGCCTTTTCTAAATCAGCATATAATTTTCTTAAAATATTGGCATTTTCAGGGATTTTTAAATAAAATAGTAATTATTTGGCGAATATTAGCGATGTTTATTTTTGCCTTGTTTTTTGAGCAGTACTTATTAGGGCAGTATGGAGAAATAAGTAGAAAGTGGAAAGTTATAAAGTCATAA